In the Silvanigrella aquatica genome, ATATTTCTAATGATCCAAATTGCTTTAAATAAAATTTCAATTTTCCGATAAATAATGTTTTTTGAATATATTAAATATTTTATATCGAAAAATATGATGAAAATTCTCAATATATAAAAGAATACAATATTTAATTCATTTTCGTTAAAAACCAAGCGTAGTGTATTTTTTCGTTTCTAAAATCTTGAGGCAAGGTTTTCTTAGTAATATTTTCAATTTTAAAATTATTTGAAAAGAGTTCATTATCAAATTTAAAGCTACGCAGGTTACAGGAAAAAATAATTTTTCCGTTTGGGGTTAACATTCTTTCGCAGTGTTTTAGAATTTCTACATAATCTTTTTGCACATCAAAGCTATCTTGCATTTTTTTAGAGTTAGAAAAAGAAGGGGGGTCTACAAATATAAAGTCATATTTTTTCGCTTTTATGCTTGCTTTAGGCAGCCATTCCATAATATTTTCGCGGAGAAAATCGTGATCATCAACTGGAATGTTATTTAATTTAAAATTTTCTTTAGCCCAATTTAAGTAAGTATTGCTCATATCCACTGTTGTAATGCTTTTTGCATTTCCCATAGCAGCGGCAATACTCACGGAACCGGTATAAGCAAATAAATTTAAGAAATGCGTATTATGTGCGTTCTTTTTTACAATTTGTCTGGTTTTTCTATGATCTAAAAATATTCCACAATCAAGATAATCAGATAAGTTTACAATAAATTTCATATCTCCTTCATGAATAATTTCTGTAATACCTTGCTCTGTTTGTCTTTCGTATTGTGAAATTCCTTTTTGCTTTTTTCTCACTTTTAAATAGATATTATTTTCTTCAACGCAGAAAACATTTTTTAAGGTAAGAATCACTTCGTCTAATTGAAGCTTATCTGCCATTTCAAATTCTTCAGGCATGTCTTTTTGATTTTGTGAGCGTTCATATTGATATAAAACCACGGATTTAGAGTATAAATCTACAGCAAAAGGATATTGAGGAATATCCTTATCATAAACACGGTAGGCGGTGATATTTTCTCTTTTTGCCCATTTTTTAAGGAAATTATAATTTTTAATAATTCGGTTTTTAAACATTGATTCCATTGTGTTCCATCTGCATTTCGACGTTAAAATAGGATAAG is a window encoding:
- a CDS encoding class I SAM-dependent methyltransferase, producing the protein MESMFKNRIIKNYNFLKKWAKRENITAYRVYDKDIPQYPFAVDLYSKSVVLYQYERSQNQKDMPEEFEMADKLQLDEVILTLKNVFCVEENNIYLKVRKKQKGISQYERQTEQGITEIIHEGDMKFIVNLSDYLDCGIFLDHRKTRQIVKKNAHNTHFLNLFAYTGSVSIAAAMGNAKSITTVDMSNTYLNWAKENFKLNNIPVDDHDFLRENIMEWLPKASIKAKKYDFIFVDPPSFSNSKKMQDSFDVQKDYVEILKHCERMLTPNGKIIFSCNLRSFKFDNELFSNNFKIENITKKTLPQDFRNEKIHYAWFLTKMN